In Bubalus bubalis isolate 160015118507 breed Murrah chromosome 3, NDDB_SH_1, whole genome shotgun sequence, a genomic segment contains:
- the LOC112583473 gene encoding olfactory receptor 1A1, with the protein MREDNQSSTFNFILLGVTGQQKQEDFFFLLFLFIYPITLIGNLLIILAIHSDIRLHNPMYFLLANLSFVDIFFSSVTIPKTLANHLLGTKAISFGGCLTQMYFMIALGNTDSYILASMAYDRAVAITRPLHYTTIMSPRTCVLLVIGSWVVGNANALPHTLLTASLSFCGNQEVANFYCDITPLLKLSCSDIHFNVKMMYLGVGVFSMPLPCIIISYVWVFSTVLRVPSTKGVLKAFSTCGSHLTVISLYYGTVMGMYFRPLTSYNLKDAVITVMYIAVTPMLNPFTYSLRNRDMKAALGKLISRRIFSQPM; encoded by the coding sequence ATGAGAGAAGACAACCAATCTTCTACCTTCAATTTCATTCTCCTGGGAGTTACTGGCCAGCAAAAACAGGAAgacttctttttcttacttttcctgTTCATTTACCCCATCACATTGATtggaaacctgctcatcatcTTGGCCATTCACTCTGACATTCGCCTCCACAACCCCATGTATTTTCTTCTTGCCAACCTCTCCTTTGTTGACATCTTCTTCTCCTCTGTAACCATCCCTAAGACGCTGGCCAACCACCTCCTGGGCACCAAAGCCATCTCCTTTGGAGGATGCCTAACACAAATGTATTTTATGATTGCCTTGGGTAACACAGATAGTTATATCCTGGCTTCAATGGCCTATGATCGAGCTGTGGCCATCACCCGCCCACTTCATTACACAACAATCATGAGCCCACGGACTTGTGTCCTGCTAGTCATTGGGTCTTGGGTGGTTGGAAATGCCAATGCCCTCCCCCACACTCTGCTCACAGCTAGCCTGTCCTTCTGTGGAAACCAGGAAGTGGCCAACTTCTACTGTGACATTACCCCTTTGCTCAAGCTGTCCTGTTCTGACATCCACTTTAATGTGAAGATGATGTACCTGGGGGTTGGTGTTTTCTCCATGCCATTACCATGCATCATCATCTCTTATGTTTGGGTCTTTTCCACAGTCTTACGGGTTCCATCCACCAAAGGTGTGCtcaaagccttctccacctgtggctcccacCTCACCGTTATATCTCTGTATTATGGGACAGTCATGGGCATGTACTTCCGCCCTCTGACTAGTTATAACCTAAAGGATGCAGTGATAACTGTGATGTACATAGCGGTGACCCCAATGTTAAATCCTTTCACCTATAGTCTGAGGAATCGGGACATGAAGGCTGCCCTGGGGAAACTCATCAGCAGGAGAATTTTTTCACAACCAATGTGA